Proteins encoded in a region of the Trypanosoma brucei gambiense DAL972 chromosome 11, complete sequence genome:
- a CDS encoding eukaryotic peptide chain release factor subunit 1, putative, whose translation MADHELSESEKAIERYKVKKLIQMLESARGMGTSVISIYMTPKEQISGMVTKLNNEYGTASNIKSHTNKLSVQSAITASLGRLKQYNRLPPNGLLLYCGTVLTAENKEKKLTLDIEPFKPVSRSLYLCDNKFHTEELHRMLESDEKFGFIVVDGSGTTYATLCGSVKEKLSSFTVELPKKHGRGGQSKNRFARIRMERRHNYLRKVAEGATQLFITNDRPNIVGLVLAGSAEFKEVLYQSDLFDPRLKAIVVKVVDVAHPGDVGLNQAIDLAADALSGVKLVQEKKLLQGFFDQIACDTQLYCFGVQDTLKCLEAGAVETLIVYEDLNIYRYTVVKNRGADDEETLVHVMSEEEAKRSNIHMQESGKTRNEIEQEDFVDWLATNYRKFGCALELITNRSQEGTQFVRGFGGIGGVLRYKLDIIALRDVEKKEDDEERIAANNEEFDFDDDFM comes from the coding sequence ATGGCCGACCACGAGTTGTCCGAGTCCGAGAAGGCAATTGAACGATATAAGGTGAAGAAGCTCATCCAAATGCTCGAGAGTGCTCGCGGTATGGGCACAAGCGTCATAAGCATTTACATGACCCCAAAGGAGCAGATATCTGGCATGGTAACTAAACTGAACAACGAGTACGGAACGGCCTCCAACATCAAATCGCACACCAACAAGCTTAGCGTTCAAAGTGCCATCACTGCCTCTCTCGGTAGGTTAAAGCAGTACAACCGACTCCCACCTAATGGGCTCCTCCTCTACTGCGGTACCGTCCTCACGGCAGAaaacaaggagaaaaaactTACACTTGATATTGAGCCTTTCAAGCCGGTTAGCCGGAGCCTATACCTCTGTGACAACAAGTTCCACACCGAAGAGCTCCACCGCATGCTGGAGTCTGATGAGAAGTTTGGATTCATTGTTGTAGACGGTAGTGGCACAACCTATGCAACTCTTTGTGGGAGTGTGAAGGAGAAGCTGAGTTCATTCACCGTAGAGCTACCGAAAAAGCACGGAAGAGGTGGTCAAAGTAAAAATCGTTTCGCACGTATTCGTATGGAAAGGCGCCACAACTACCTTCGCAAGGTGGCCGAAGGCGCCACGCAATTATTTATAACAAACGACCGTCCAAATATCGTGGGGCTCGTGCTTGCCGGTTCTGCTGAGTTCAAGGAAGTGTTGTACCAGTCAGATCTGTTTGATCCGCGCCTGAAAGCGATCGTGGTGAAGGTTGTAGATGTTGCCCATCCGGGCGATGTGGGCCTCAATCAGGCCATAGATCTCGCGGCGGATGCGCTGTCTGGAGTTAAGCTCGTACAAGAGAAGAAACTACTTCAGGGATTCTTTGATCAGATCGCTTGTGATACGCAGCTGTATTGCTTTGGTGTTCAGGATACCCTGAAGTGCTTGGAGGCGGGCGCGGTGGAAACACTTATTGTGTATGAAGACCTTAACATTTACCGCTACACTGTTGTGAAGAATCGCGGAGCAGACGATGAGGAAACCCTCGTCCATGTTATGTCGGAGGAAGAAGCAAAGAGGTCTAATATACACATGCAGGAGTCCGGGAAGACACGCAATGAAATTGAACAGGAAGACTTTGTCGACTGGCTCGCGACAAACTACCGCAAGTTTGGTTGCGCCTTGGAGTTGATCACGAATCGCAGTCAGGAGGGAACTCAATTCGTCCGCGGTTTTGGAGGGATTGGAGGTGTGTTGCGGTATAAACTTGATATTATTGCTTTGCGTGatgtggagaaaaaagaagatgatgaggAGCGCATTGCAGCGAACAATGAGGAGTTTGACTTCGACGACGACTTTATGTAA